In Phaeobacter piscinae, one genomic interval encodes:
- a CDS encoding DUF3131 domain-containing protein: MIYDAVEAAEREALLGPAAVLMLPLKARLDLRSAQERMTSKLFSQLGDGTVLAVDVAELPIDPARAYEVGQRIAASVNRARLSGYLLSVLPREIYKRCCAFLPNHSRHYVILPEFPGDAEGHNGLLDQARTRLGTDCVTFVRGGERRADGTFLVETRDGAEHRLGAPGLGPDGEPIEGPIFLADDVAPQRGDVRHPDTVFVHKVQTISRLSAKVPAANGICLNYPTGIVDPAHELLLEARSTLRESSLAPESPVFDAAMMADAELAYSYIEQAEMNATGLALTVRKQINGKSFNNSEITMWDVGSLILGLLAAVELKLAPAERIYRRIRKIMASLPVIQDADVAYPPTLINVRDASIERRGFDACDFARLTSAVTRAAQHAALADACAQLMSKWRIAGLMQGGVLNNILKTRIQSSYQSHCAHYQTRVLPALGQSDTRSPYREAFVGETVADRTVSLLYAVDQIGILPTEPLLLEYVELGPSAECAVLTDVFLGAMKHHFDQTGQLLAPSETPIDTSPWFVYQGFDLGHETRWNVSYRKGREVVFEPVASSPYGIFSTKAAYLWYAVRPCRHTRKMLDMAREQARIDGFGMSSGLFLDGYTQMKNHADLNTNGIVLQALAHLKRRTR; the protein is encoded by the coding sequence GTGATCTATGATGCGGTCGAGGCAGCTGAACGCGAGGCGCTGCTTGGCCCTGCTGCCGTGTTGATGCTGCCATTGAAGGCGCGCCTGGATCTGAGGTCTGCGCAAGAGAGGATGACATCAAAGCTGTTTTCCCAGTTGGGGGATGGCACTGTTCTTGCCGTGGATGTTGCCGAGTTGCCGATTGACCCGGCTCGTGCCTATGAGGTTGGTCAGCGCATTGCCGCAAGCGTTAACCGTGCGCGGCTATCAGGATATCTTCTGTCTGTTTTGCCGCGCGAAATTTACAAACGGTGCTGTGCCTTCTTGCCGAACCACTCCAGGCACTATGTTATTTTGCCGGAGTTTCCGGGCGATGCGGAGGGACACAACGGGTTGCTGGATCAGGCGCGGACGCGGCTAGGCACCGACTGTGTGACCTTTGTGCGCGGTGGCGAACGCCGTGCCGATGGTACATTTCTGGTCGAAACCCGTGATGGAGCGGAGCATCGGCTCGGGGCTCCAGGGCTGGGACCTGATGGAGAGCCGATCGAAGGTCCGATTTTTCTTGCAGATGATGTCGCCCCACAACGTGGCGATGTGCGCCACCCGGATACGGTCTTTGTCCATAAGGTGCAAACGATCAGTCGGCTCTCTGCCAAAGTGCCAGCAGCAAACGGTATCTGCCTGAACTATCCCACAGGGATAGTTGATCCCGCACATGAGTTGCTGCTCGAAGCGCGAAGCACGCTACGTGAGAGCAGCCTGGCGCCGGAGTCACCTGTTTTCGATGCCGCTATGATGGCTGATGCCGAGCTTGCCTATAGCTATATTGAGCAGGCAGAAATGAATGCCACCGGATTGGCGTTGACAGTTAGAAAGCAGATCAACGGCAAGTCCTTCAACAACTCCGAAATCACAATGTGGGATGTCGGGAGCCTGATCCTCGGCTTGTTGGCAGCAGTGGAGTTGAAGCTGGCGCCAGCTGAGAGGATTTATCGCCGGATCAGAAAAATCATGGCATCGCTGCCGGTTATTCAGGATGCCGATGTGGCCTACCCGCCAACGTTGATCAATGTCCGGGATGCTTCAATTGAGAGGCGAGGGTTCGATGCTTGTGATTTCGCACGGCTTACCAGCGCAGTTACCCGGGCGGCGCAGCATGCCGCGCTTGCGGACGCTTGTGCGCAGCTGATGAGCAAGTGGCGGATTGCGGGTTTGATGCAGGGTGGTGTCCTTAACAATATCCTTAAGACACGTATCCAATCATCTTATCAGTCACATTGTGCGCACTATCAGACCCGGGTTTTGCCAGCTCTGGGCCAGTCGGACACCCGCTCTCCCTACCGGGAGGCGTTTGTTGGTGAAACCGTTGCCGACAGAACGGTTAGCCTGCTCTATGCAGTCGACCAAATTGGCATCTTGCCAACTGAGCCGCTGTTGCTCGAATACGTGGAGCTGGGGCCATCTGCGGAATGCGCCGTTCTAACGGATGTCTTTCTGGGTGCGATGAAGCACCACTTTGACCAGACCGGGCAGCTGCTCGCGCCATCTGAGACGCCAATCGACACGTCACCCTGGTTTGTCTACCAAGGCTTCGATTTGGGTCATGAAACGCGTTGGAACGTCAGCTATCGTAAGGGGCGCGAGGTTGTGTTTGAGCCGGTAGCCAGCAGCCCCTATGGAATTTTCTCGACCAAGGCAGCTTATCTTTGGTACGCGGTAAGACCCTGTAGGCACACCCGTAAAATGCTGGATATGGCACGAGAGCAAGCCCGGATTGATGGTTTTGGCATGAGCAGTGGATTGTTCCTTGATGGATATACCCAAATGAAAAACCATGCCGATCTTAACACAAATGGGATCGTCTTGCAGGCGCTGGCGCATCTGAAGCGCCGCACCCGCTAG
- the murA gene encoding UDP-N-acetylglucosamine 1-carboxyvinyltransferase, with product MDSILVTGNGPLKGQIPIAGAKNACLTLMPATMLSEEPLTLTNAPRLSDIRTMTTLLQSLGAEVSTLQDGQVLAMSSHDINNHTADYDIVRKMRASILVLGPMLARDGHAVVSLPGGCAIGARPVDLHLKALEALGAQLDLKDGYVHAKAPLGGLKGGVIDFPLVSVGATENALMAATLAKGTTVINNAAREPEIVDLAQCLRKMGAQIEGEGTSTITIQGVDRLHGATHPVVTDRIELGTYMLAPAICGGEVELLGGKRSLIEAFCDKLEAAGVEITEDENSLTVRRGDNRVKAVDVVTEPFPGFPTDLQAQMMALMCTAEGTSVLEEKIFENRFMHAPELIRMGAQIDVQGGHATVTGVEKLKGAPVMATDLRASVSLILAGLAAEGETTVSRVYHLDRGYEHVVRKLSSVGAKIERIQEQ from the coding sequence ATGGATTCGATTTTGGTGACGGGGAATGGCCCCCTGAAAGGGCAGATCCCTATCGCGGGTGCAAAAAACGCCTGCCTGACGCTTATGCCGGCAACAATGCTGAGCGAGGAGCCGCTGACACTGACAAACGCACCGCGGCTTTCTGACATTCGCACCATGACAACGCTGTTGCAGTCACTGGGGGCCGAGGTTTCAACACTGCAGGATGGCCAAGTGCTGGCCATGTCGAGCCATGACATCAACAATCACACCGCCGACTACGATATCGTGCGGAAGATGCGGGCGTCGATCCTCGTGCTGGGCCCGATGCTGGCGCGTGATGGTCACGCTGTTGTCTCGTTGCCCGGCGGCTGCGCCATCGGTGCGCGACCGGTGGATCTGCATCTGAAGGCGCTTGAGGCGCTTGGGGCGCAGTTGGATCTGAAGGATGGCTATGTTCATGCCAAGGCGCCTCTGGGCGGATTGAAGGGCGGGGTCATTGACTTCCCGCTGGTCTCCGTCGGCGCCACTGAGAATGCGCTGATGGCCGCGACATTGGCCAAGGGAACGACTGTTATCAACAACGCGGCGCGTGAGCCGGAGATTGTCGACCTGGCACAGTGCCTGCGTAAAATGGGCGCGCAGATCGAAGGTGAGGGGACATCCACCATTACGATCCAAGGTGTAGATCGCCTGCATGGTGCCACGCATCCGGTTGTCACCGACCGGATCGAATTGGGGACCTATATGCTGGCGCCTGCCATTTGCGGTGGCGAGGTGGAGCTGCTGGGCGGCAAACGATCCCTGATCGAAGCCTTCTGCGACAAGCTGGAGGCGGCTGGGGTTGAAATTACCGAGGATGAGAACAGCCTGACGGTACGCCGCGGTGACAACCGGGTAAAAGCGGTAGATGTCGTGACTGAACCCTTCCCCGGTTTTCCGACCGATTTGCAGGCACAGATGATGGCGCTGATGTGTACCGCTGAAGGGACCAGTGTCCTGGAAGAAAAGATCTTTGAAAACCGGTTCATGCATGCACCGGAACTGATACGTATGGGCGCACAGATTGACGTTCAGGGTGGTCATGCCACGGTAACGGGCGTCGAAAAACTGAAAGGTGCTCCGGTGATGGCGACCGATCTGCGGGCCTCGGTCTCCTTGATTCTTGCAGGTCTTGCGGCTGAAGGTGAGACAACCGTTAGCCGTGTCTATCATCTGGATCGTGGGTACGAACATGTGGTGCGCAAGCTGTCCTCGGTCGGTGCCAAGATTGAACGGATCCAGGAGCAGTAA
- a CDS encoding DUF2948 family protein, producing MSDATFDDGREAPLNLGALGAEDLEIIAALAQDAVFPVTEISWRPAERRFALLLNRFRWEDKDSAEKRGRPYERVQSVLVVDQVLSVASQGVDRKERDLILSLLSLSFEPGSDGDGHIVLTLAGDGAIRLAVEAVEVTLRDVTRPYQAPSGQAPRHEA from the coding sequence ATGTCAGATGCAACCTTCGATGACGGGCGCGAGGCGCCGCTGAACCTTGGCGCGCTTGGCGCTGAGGATTTGGAGATTATTGCCGCGCTCGCGCAGGATGCTGTGTTTCCGGTGACGGAGATCAGCTGGCGACCTGCGGAGCGGCGCTTTGCGTTGCTGTTGAACCGGTTCCGCTGGGAAGACAAAGATTCTGCCGAAAAGCGTGGTCGCCCTTATGAACGGGTGCAAAGTGTGCTGGTCGTCGATCAGGTGTTGTCGGTGGCCTCGCAGGGCGTTGATCGGAAGGAGCGCGACCTTATTCTGTCGTTGCTGTCGCTGAGTTTTGAGCCGGGATCTGATGGCGACGGGCATATTGTTCTGACCCTTGCCGGTGATGGGGCCATCCGGCTTGCCGTGGAGGCGGTTGAGGTCACCCTGCGCGATGTAACACGTCCCTATCAGGCGCCGTCCGGGCAGGCTCCTCGGCACGAGGCATGA
- a CDS encoding GNAT family N-acetyltransferase: MLRQLVGADLADLRVLWREGLTAFPASFLMTAEEADGTPDASLINGFESGAYWGAFLGDQLVGFAVLRQGGLSRLSHTADLGPFYISAAYQRRGVAKALLTRVLDQARARGLKQVELCVDQENHAARRLYEDAGFRPFGLRPRSVVVEGQPRNDVLMLCPLDNALAADAIPSLARQALD; this comes from the coding sequence ATGCTGCGCCAGTTGGTGGGCGCTGATCTTGCCGATCTTCGTGTCTTGTGGCGCGAAGGTCTGACCGCCTTTCCGGCCTCTTTCTTGATGACTGCAGAAGAGGCGGATGGCACCCCGGATGCGAGCCTGATCAACGGGTTTGAGAGCGGTGCTTACTGGGGCGCGTTCCTTGGCGATCAATTGGTGGGCTTTGCGGTTTTGCGTCAGGGCGGACTGTCGCGCCTGTCGCATACAGCGGATCTTGGCCCCTTCTACATCTCAGCGGCCTATCAGCGTCGGGGGGTGGCCAAAGCCCTTTTGACACGGGTCCTGGATCAGGCCCGCGCGCGGGGGCTGAAGCAGGTGGAGTTATGCGTGGATCAGGAAAACCATGCGGCGCGGAGGCTTTATGAAGACGCAGGGTTCCGTCCGTTTGGCCTGCGCCCGCGCTCTGTTGTCGTGGAGGGCCAGCCGAGAAACGATGTGCTGATGCTATGCCCGTTGGATAATGCTCTGGCGGCAGATGCAATCCCGTCGCTTGCGCGGCAAGCGCTTGACTGA
- the hisD gene encoding histidinol dehydrogenase, giving the protein MPVFLNASNADFDQAFATLLGAKREDSPDVDAVVADIIADVRTRGDAALIELTAKFDRLPLTADQLRISDAEIDAAIEDVSVEERAALELAVERIRAYHVRQMPQNAEWQDDAGASLGWRWSAVSAAGLYVPGGLASYPSSVLMNAVPAKVAGVERLAVVVPTPDGQINPLVLLAARLSGVDEIYRVGGAQAVAALAYGTETIAPVDKITGPGNAFVAAAKRRVFGKVGIDMIAGPSEILVIADKDNDPDWIALDLLSQAEHDESAQSILITDDEAFGRSVADAVEARLQTLDRSAIAGPSWRDYGAVIVVPDLDVAAQLSNRIAPEHLELCVADARTLSEKTIHAGAIFLGQYTPEAIGDYIGGPNHVLPTARSARFSSGLSVMDFLKRTTLSEMTPEALRAIGPAAETLAKSESLEAHGLSIRARLDRLNR; this is encoded by the coding sequence ATGCCCGTTTTTCTGAACGCGTCCAATGCTGATTTTGATCAGGCGTTTGCAACCCTTCTGGGGGCAAAACGCGAAGACAGCCCCGATGTGGATGCGGTGGTCGCCGACATCATCGCGGATGTGCGAACCCGTGGCGATGCGGCGCTGATTGAGCTGACCGCGAAATTCGACCGTTTGCCGTTGACTGCGGATCAACTGCGCATTTCGGACGCTGAGATTGATGCCGCGATTGAGGACGTATCGGTTGAGGAACGCGCCGCGCTGGAGCTGGCGGTGGAGCGTATCCGCGCCTATCATGTGCGGCAGATGCCTCAGAACGCCGAATGGCAGGACGACGCCGGGGCTTCACTCGGGTGGCGCTGGTCGGCAGTGTCGGCGGCTGGTCTCTATGTGCCGGGTGGTCTGGCAAGCTATCCGTCGTCGGTCCTGATGAATGCAGTTCCGGCGAAAGTGGCGGGTGTCGAACGACTGGCAGTGGTGGTTCCCACGCCGGATGGACAGATAAACCCGCTGGTATTGCTGGCGGCCCGCCTGTCCGGTGTCGATGAAATCTACCGTGTCGGCGGCGCGCAGGCAGTAGCGGCCCTCGCCTATGGAACTGAGACTATCGCTCCAGTCGACAAGATCACCGGCCCCGGCAATGCATTTGTCGCGGCAGCGAAACGGCGGGTTTTTGGCAAGGTCGGCATTGATATGATTGCTGGCCCGTCGGAAATTCTGGTCATTGCGGACAAGGACAACGATCCCGACTGGATTGCGCTCGACCTTCTCAGCCAGGCAGAGCACGATGAAAGTGCGCAATCGATCCTGATTACAGATGACGAGGCATTTGGCCGGTCTGTGGCTGATGCGGTAGAGGCGCGTCTGCAGACACTGGACCGCTCCGCCATCGCCGGCCCCAGCTGGCGGGACTACGGCGCGGTGATCGTTGTGCCTGATCTGGATGTGGCAGCACAGCTGTCCAATCGCATCGCCCCGGAACACCTGGAGCTCTGCGTTGCGGACGCTCGTACGCTCAGTGAGAAAACCATTCACGCCGGCGCGATTTTCCTTGGTCAGTACACACCCGAAGCGATCGGGGATTATATCGGCGGGCCGAACCATGTGCTTCCAACTGCCCGATCGGCGCGGTTCTCGTCCGGCCTGTCGGTGATGGATTTCCTGAAGCGCACCACGTTGAGCGAAATGACGCCGGAAGCGTTGCGCGCAATCGGCCCGGCAGCCGAAACGCTGGCCAAAAGCGAAAGCCTGGAAGCGCATGGCCTGTCAATCCGGGCGCGCCTGGATCGACTGAACCGCTGA
- a CDS encoding UPF0262 family protein — translation MSRISQIDLDDRNLPPPTPEIEQERRVAIFDLIEDNSFALPARGERAAPEGPYHLGLAIRDKRLVFDVASEAGEKAAEFHLSLSPFRQVVKDYYQICESYFTAVKTLPPSQIETIDMARRGIHNEGSRVLQERLEGKAEIDTDTARRLFTLICVLHFGG, via the coding sequence ATGAGCCGCATCAGCCAAATCGACCTTGATGACCGCAACCTGCCGCCGCCGACGCCTGAAATTGAGCAGGAGCGTCGGGTCGCGATTTTCGACCTGATCGAGGACAACAGTTTTGCGCTACCGGCGCGCGGTGAGCGAGCAGCGCCTGAGGGGCCCTACCATCTGGGGCTTGCCATCCGCGACAAACGGCTGGTCTTTGATGTTGCCTCCGAGGCTGGCGAAAAGGCGGCGGAATTCCACCTGTCCCTGTCGCCGTTCCGTCAGGTGGTCAAAGACTACTACCAGATCTGCGAGAGCTACTTTACGGCTGTCAAAACTTTGCCGCCCAGTCAGATCGAAACCATCGACATGGCCCGTCGGGGTATTCACAACGAAGGCAGCCGTGTCTTGCAGGAGCGGCTGGAGGGCAAGGCGGAAATTGATACCGACACGGCGCGCCGTCTCTTCACCCTGATTTGCGTATTGCATTTTGGAGGCTGA
- a CDS encoding low molecular weight phosphatase family protein: MSELPQSILFCCDHNAVRSPMAEGIMKQFYGSGTYVQSVGVKNDMEIDGFCIAVCQEIGVELSRHRSRSFDEMEQWGDDLSSFDLVVALSPASQRRALELTRFFHLDVEYWPIMDPTGLGETRDAKLDSYRQTRSQIIQRLTERWGNPLEIK, from the coding sequence GTGAGCGAGTTGCCGCAGTCGATCCTGTTCTGCTGTGACCACAACGCGGTCAGATCCCCGATGGCAGAGGGGATTATGAAACAGTTTTATGGCTCCGGCACCTATGTGCAGTCAGTCGGCGTCAAGAACGACATGGAGATTGACGGCTTCTGCATCGCGGTCTGTCAGGAGATTGGTGTGGAACTTTCGCGCCATCGGTCACGGTCCTTCGACGAGATGGAACAGTGGGGGGACGACCTGTCCTCCTTCGACCTGGTGGTGGCGCTGTCCCCCGCCAGTCAGCGCCGGGCGCTGGAACTGACGCGGTTTTTCCACCTTGATGTCGAATATTGGCCAATTATGGACCCAACTGGACTGGGGGAAACCCGGGATGCCAAGCTAGACAGTTACAGGCAAACCCGATCCCAGATTATCCAGCGCCTGACAGAGCGCTGGGGCAACCCGTTGGAGATAAAATGA
- a CDS encoding ketosteroid isomerase-related protein: MNSTVTRYFEAFNAKDTDAMLECLSDDVAHHVNEGKIRIGKALFAEFCNHMSRCYDESLTDMVVFANEDGTRAAAEYVVNGTYLETDAGLPEAHQQTYRLPAGSFFDLEDGKITRVTTYYNLADWMAQVSA; this comes from the coding sequence ATGAACAGCACCGTCACCCGCTATTTCGAGGCCTTCAACGCAAAAGACACCGATGCCATGCTTGAGTGCCTGTCGGACGACGTGGCCCACCATGTGAATGAGGGCAAGATCCGCATCGGCAAGGCGCTGTTTGCGGAGTTCTGCAACCACATGAGCCGCTGCTATGATGAATCCCTCACCGACATGGTGGTGTTCGCCAACGAAGATGGCACACGCGCGGCCGCTGAGTATGTCGTGAACGGCACCTATCTTGAAACAGACGCAGGGCTACCGGAGGCGCATCAGCAAACCTATCGCCTGCCTGCCGGGTCGTTCTTTGATCTGGAAGATGGCAAGATCACGCGTGTGACGACCTACTATAACCTTGCGGATTGGATGGCACAGGTCTCAGCCTGA
- a CDS encoding GNAT family N-acetyltransferase, which produces MGLRLQSLRGAALAQAMDDVARLRIAVFRDWPYLYDGDLAYERSYLQSYLDSDQSVVVGAWDGERLIGASTGAPLIDHAEDFAAAFEGTGLALKDVFYCAESVLLQEYRGMGLGHRFFDLREAHARELGYAVSAFCSVQRPADHPAKPQNYRALDDFWRKRGYEPMPGVVAGFSWLDVGEVDETRKPLQFWSRRLT; this is translated from the coding sequence ATGGGGTTGCGTCTGCAGAGCCTGCGCGGCGCAGCGCTGGCGCAGGCGATGGACGACGTCGCCCGCCTGCGGATCGCTGTATTCCGGGATTGGCCCTATCTCTACGATGGGGATCTGGCTTATGAACGCAGCTATCTTCAAAGCTATCTGGACAGTGACCAGTCTGTGGTGGTCGGCGCTTGGGACGGGGAGCGGTTGATTGGTGCCTCGACCGGCGCGCCTCTCATTGATCATGCCGAGGATTTTGCAGCCGCTTTCGAAGGGACCGGTCTGGCGCTGAAGGACGTCTTTTATTGCGCCGAATCTGTTCTTTTGCAGGAGTATCGCGGAATGGGCTTAGGGCACCGTTTCTTTGACCTGCGGGAGGCGCATGCCAGGGAGCTTGGCTATGCAGTTTCGGCATTTTGCAGCGTGCAGCGACCGGCTGACCATCCGGCCAAACCGCAGAACTATCGCGCTCTGGATGATTTCTGGCGCAAGCGCGGTTATGAACCCATGCCCGGCGTGGTCGCCGGTTTCTCCTGGCTGGATGTGGGAGAGGTGGACGAGACCCGAAAACCGCTTCAGTTTTGGTCTCGCCGTTTGACCTGA
- a CDS encoding carbon-nitrogen hydrolase family protein encodes MKISAAAYPLDWFDDWSAYEAKIARWVQEAAEEGADLLVFPEYGAMELATLDGAAVAGDLERSLHAVSRRIPDVDALHLRLAAEFNVHILGASAPVFDGGIRPVNRATLYAPNGHKGVQDKQIMTMFERAPWDVTGGDALRVFDTELGKIGILICYDSEFPLLGRALADVDLLLVPSCTEALAGYWRVRIGAMARALENQCVSVMSSIVGPADWSEAVDQNTGMGGIFGPPDTGFPATGVLAEGVLNKPGWTYADVDLKAIAEVRRNGVVRNRTHWDERSEPGKTVTICPLR; translated from the coding sequence ATGAAAATTTCTGCCGCTGCCTATCCCCTTGATTGGTTTGATGACTGGTCCGCTTATGAGGCAAAGATCGCCCGATGGGTGCAGGAGGCCGCAGAGGAGGGCGCAGATCTTCTGGTATTTCCCGAGTATGGCGCGATGGAACTGGCTACCTTGGACGGCGCCGCGGTGGCGGGCGATCTGGAGCGATCCTTACATGCGGTCTCCCGGCGCATACCGGATGTTGATGCACTGCACTTGCGTCTCGCGGCTGAATTCAATGTGCATATCCTTGGTGCATCTGCGCCGGTTTTTGATGGCGGCATACGTCCTGTCAACCGCGCGACCCTTTATGCGCCGAATGGACACAAGGGAGTTCAGGACAAACAGATCATGACCATGTTCGAACGCGCCCCCTGGGATGTGACCGGTGGAGATGCACTCAGGGTGTTTGACACCGAACTGGGAAAGATTGGTATCCTGATTTGCTACGACAGTGAGTTTCCTCTGCTGGGCCGCGCGCTAGCAGATGTGGATCTGTTGCTGGTGCCGTCCTGCACGGAGGCGCTGGCGGGCTACTGGCGGGTGCGCATTGGCGCCATGGCCCGCGCGCTTGAAAACCAGTGTGTTTCAGTCATGTCATCTATCGTCGGCCCCGCTGACTGGTCCGAAGCAGTGGACCAGAACACTGGCATGGGCGGCATATTCGGCCCCCCTGACACAGGATTCCCGGCCACCGGCGTGTTGGCCGAAGGGGTGCTGAACAAACCGGGCTGGACCTATGCTGATGTCGACCTCAAAGCAATCGCCGAGGTGCGCCGCAACGGTGTCGTACGCAACCGAACCCATTGGGATGAAAGGTCCGAACCGGGGAAAACAGTCACAATATGTCCGCTGCGGTGA
- the infA gene encoding translation initiation factor IF-1 yields MAKEDTLEFPGVVKELLPNATFRVELENGHEIIAHTAGKMRKNRIRVLAGDKVQVEMTPYDLTKGRINYRFK; encoded by the coding sequence ATGGCCAAGGAAGATACGCTCGAATTTCCCGGTGTCGTGAAGGAACTCCTGCCCAATGCGACGTTTCGGGTCGAGCTGGAAAACGGCCATGAGATCATCGCACATACGGCAGGCAAGATGCGCAAAAACCGCATCCGCGTTCTGGCTGGCGACAAGGTACAGGTCGAGATGACACCATACGATCTGACCAAAGGACGGATCAACTATCGCTTCAAATAA